From the Oleiharenicola lentus genome, one window contains:
- a CDS encoding quinone-dependent dihydroorotate dehydrogenase, which produces MGWLYQNVLKPAFFRLDPERAHHVAVDNLALLGRVRPLCAMLERLHRLDPALHRPVECFGLKFPNAVGLAAGFDKNGRAWPAAAALGFGHVEIGTVTHQAQPGNPQPRVFRYPAQQAVINRMGFNNGGAAALAAHLAKLPGPGQRAIPLGINLGKTKVTPLEQATEDYLGSFRLLADYADYVVVNVSSPNTPGLRELQDASWLKPLLAALVAENRTRLGAGKPRRPVLLKIAPDLSWAQVDAALDVITDLGLDGIIATNTTLARPGFFASVNEAGGLSGAPVRRRSTEIVNYISRATGGRLPIIGVGGIMDEAGAAEKMDAGATLVQLYTGLVYRGPFFAAEVARALAERQRVR; this is translated from the coding sequence ATGGGCTGGCTCTACCAAAATGTCCTCAAACCCGCCTTCTTCCGGCTCGATCCCGAGCGCGCGCACCACGTTGCCGTGGACAATCTCGCCCTGCTGGGTCGGGTGCGGCCGCTCTGCGCAATGCTGGAGCGCCTGCACCGGCTGGACCCGGCACTGCACCGGCCGGTGGAGTGTTTCGGCCTGAAATTTCCGAATGCGGTCGGACTCGCCGCGGGTTTCGACAAAAACGGCCGTGCCTGGCCGGCCGCCGCGGCGCTGGGCTTCGGTCATGTGGAAATTGGCACGGTCACGCACCAGGCCCAGCCGGGCAATCCGCAGCCGCGGGTCTTCCGCTATCCGGCGCAGCAGGCCGTGATCAACCGCATGGGTTTCAACAACGGCGGTGCTGCCGCCTTGGCCGCCCATCTCGCCAAGCTGCCCGGGCCGGGGCAGCGGGCCATCCCGCTTGGCATCAATCTGGGCAAGACGAAGGTGACGCCGCTCGAGCAGGCCACGGAGGATTACCTCGGCAGCTTCCGGCTGCTCGCCGATTACGCCGACTACGTCGTGGTCAACGTGAGCAGCCCGAACACGCCGGGACTGCGCGAACTGCAGGACGCCTCGTGGCTCAAACCGTTGCTTGCCGCGCTGGTGGCTGAAAACCGGACGCGCCTCGGCGCCGGCAAACCGCGCCGTCCGGTATTGCTCAAGATTGCGCCTGACCTCTCCTGGGCGCAGGTGGACGCCGCCTTGGACGTTATCACCGATCTCGGCTTGGATGGAATCATCGCAACCAACACGACGCTGGCGCGCCCGGGTTTCTTCGCCTCGGTGAACGAGGCCGGCGGCCTCAGCGGCGCTCCGGTGCGTCGGCGCTCGACGGAGATCGTGAACTACATTTCCCGCGCCACGGGCGGTCGCCTGCCGATCATCGGGGTCGGTGGCATCATGGACGAGGCCGGTGCGGCTGAGAAAATGGATGCCGGTGCCACGCTGGTGCAGCTCTATACCGGACTTGTTTACCGCGGTCCGTTTTTCGCTGCCGAGGTGGCGCGGGCGTTGGCGGAGCGGCAGCGCGTTCGCTGA
- a CDS encoding polysaccharide biosynthesis/export family protein yields MTSRRLSVLLAALWLACCWAGCVTEGTTTATANPRIDAPSMSAQLRPGDTMLVSLLGIPEPITTNVQIDEQGLIRLQYIGAVTAAGLTTAELSQSIRDTYIAKKFYTTLDVSVSVTERYVYIGGEVQRPGRIPWSPDLTLAKAVQSAGGFTLYAKENKVTLTRDRKAYDFDVKLAQRQPNEDPLLFPGDSIQVPRSAF; encoded by the coding sequence ATGACTTCTCGCCGACTGTCCGTTCTTCTGGCCGCCCTCTGGCTCGCGTGTTGCTGGGCCGGTTGTGTCACCGAAGGCACGACGACCGCGACGGCCAATCCCCGGATCGACGCGCCCTCGATGTCCGCCCAGTTGCGGCCCGGTGACACCATGCTGGTCTCGCTGCTGGGCATCCCCGAGCCGATCACGACGAACGTGCAAATCGACGAGCAGGGCCTGATCCGCCTGCAATACATCGGGGCGGTCACAGCCGCCGGACTCACCACCGCCGAGCTTTCCCAAAGCATTCGCGACACCTACATCGCCAAGAAATTCTACACCACGCTCGATGTCTCGGTGAGCGTCACCGAGCGCTACGTCTATATCGGCGGCGAAGTGCAGCGTCCGGGCCGCATCCCGTGGTCACCTGACCTGACCCTCGCCAAGGCCGTGCAGTCCGCCGGCGGTTTCACGCTCTACGCGAAGGAGAACAAGGTAACGCTGACCCGCGACCGCAAGGCCTACGACTTCGACGTGAAGCTCGCGCAGCGCCAGCCGAACGAGGACCCGCTGCTCTTCCCGGGCGACTCGATCCAGGTGCCCCGCTCCGCCTTCTGA
- a CDS encoding amino acid permease: MSLFRTKPIADLQREAGAEHGYKRTLGPLSLISLGIGSVVGAGIFVLAGTSAAQYAGPGIALSFVFSGIACLFAGLCYAELASMIPVSGSAYTYSYATLGELFAWIVGWCLVLEYLFSGAAVAVSWSGAVRDIALEFGVTLPVALSSAPLAVTGGSIVTTGALINLPAVFISLALTYVLYIGIKESATVNDFMVFIKVGILVALVGYGLWYLLKNPEIAKANLVPFIPENTGTFGEYGWSGIFRGAAAIFFAYVGFDCVSAAAQETKNPQRDMPIGLLGTLGVVSVLFIAVSFVLTGMVNYKQLNVDAPFIFALQQVQAPAFFRYLIEAATLAGLTSVILVSLLGQPRIFYSMSRDGLLPPTFAKIHPKYGTPHITTWITGISCAVISGLFPLDLLGELISIGTMLAFSLVCAGVLVLRRTRPDLPRPFRTPWVPLVPLLGIGSCALQMYFLPLITWLNLAIWMGFGFVIYFGYSRRHSLLAK, translated from the coding sequence ATGAGCCTCTTTCGCACCAAGCCCATCGCCGATCTGCAGCGGGAAGCCGGCGCCGAACACGGCTACAAACGCACGCTCGGGCCGCTCAGTCTGATCAGCCTCGGCATCGGCTCGGTGGTGGGCGCGGGTATCTTCGTCCTCGCCGGCACCTCGGCCGCCCAATACGCCGGCCCCGGTATCGCACTGTCGTTCGTCTTCTCCGGCATTGCCTGCCTCTTCGCGGGCCTGTGCTACGCCGAGCTTGCCTCGATGATTCCGGTCTCGGGCAGCGCCTACACCTACAGCTATGCCACTCTGGGCGAACTCTTCGCCTGGATCGTCGGTTGGTGTCTCGTGCTTGAATACCTGTTCTCCGGCGCCGCCGTTGCGGTGAGCTGGTCGGGGGCGGTGCGCGACATCGCGCTCGAATTCGGCGTCACCCTGCCCGTCGCACTCTCCAGCGCCCCGCTGGCCGTGACCGGTGGCAGCATCGTCACCACGGGCGCACTCATCAACCTGCCGGCAGTCTTCATCTCGCTTGCGCTGACCTACGTGCTCTACATCGGCATCAAGGAGTCGGCCACCGTCAACGACTTCATGGTCTTCATCAAGGTCGGCATCCTGGTCGCCCTCGTCGGCTATGGGCTCTGGTATCTGCTGAAGAACCCGGAAATCGCTAAGGCCAACCTCGTGCCCTTCATCCCGGAGAATACCGGCACCTTCGGCGAATACGGCTGGAGCGGCATCTTCCGCGGCGCGGCGGCCATTTTCTTCGCCTACGTCGGCTTCGACTGCGTGTCCGCCGCGGCGCAGGAGACCAAGAATCCCCAGCGCGACATGCCCATCGGCCTGCTTGGCACGCTGGGCGTCGTCTCCGTGCTCTTCATCGCCGTGTCCTTCGTGCTCACCGGCATGGTGAACTACAAGCAGCTCAACGTGGACGCACCGTTCATCTTTGCGCTTCAGCAGGTTCAGGCCCCCGCCTTTTTCCGCTATCTGATCGAAGCTGCCACCCTCGCCGGCCTGACCTCCGTCATCCTCGTGTCGCTGCTGGGCCAGCCGCGCATCTTCTACTCGATGTCACGCGACGGCCTCCTGCCGCCCACCTTTGCCAAGATTCATCCCAAATACGGCACGCCGCACATCACGACCTGGATCACCGGCATCTCCTGCGCCGTCATTTCCGGGCTCTTCCCGCTCGATCTGCTGGGTGAACTGATCTCCATCGGCACGATGCTGGCCTTCTCGCTGGTGTGCGCCGGCGTGCTGGTGCTGCGCCGCACGCGGCCCGACCTGCCCCGGCCGTTCCGCACGCCCTGGGTACCGCTCGTGCCGCTGCTGGGCATCGGGAGCTGTGCGCTCCAGATGTATTTCCTGCCGCTCATCACCTGGCTGAACCTCGCCATCTGGATGGGCTTCGGCTTCGTCATCTACTTCGGTTACAGCCGTCGACACAGCCTGCTGGCGAAGTGA
- a CDS encoding Gfo/Idh/MocA family oxidoreductase: MPVTPRPSPEVTNPARRQFLTASLAAGAALALTPSRLVRAAEVAPEGRKLKVAFVGIGFRGLDLVKTFRDTGMIETVAMCDVDLMAEHTAEARAIFPDARLFQDYREMFAKAGDTFEAVIIATPDFTHFVVAMHAMKKGKHVYVEKPLAHTFHEVELLMAQAAKSKVVTQMGNQGHSGNNFHQFKAWQEAGIIADVTRVDMFMNSPRRWHGWEVKGYDSGDPVPPTIDWNLWHANKPVHPYSPRLHPGNWRGWFAYGNGAFGDWGPHILDTCHRFLNLGLPHTIEAVKREGANDYIFPQATTIRFDFAARGAMPPVEVFWYDGVNNLPPLPAELGANPNFTQKNGKFIYSKKLTFLGGTHGDTLRIIPQEKMKEVGPTLPRITGGFSDHFQNFVLACLGREETKSPFHVSGPLSQVFILGVIAQRLGGKLEFDPVKKQFKNNVRANDLLTMEPPRAGWEGYYGV, translated from the coding sequence ATGCCCGTTACCCCTCGTCCCAGTCCCGAAGTCACCAACCCCGCCCGCCGTCAGTTTCTCACCGCCTCGCTGGCCGCGGGTGCTGCACTCGCCCTGACGCCCTCGCGCCTCGTGCGCGCAGCGGAGGTCGCGCCCGAGGGCCGCAAGCTCAAGGTCGCCTTCGTGGGCATCGGTTTCCGCGGGCTCGACCTGGTGAAGACCTTTCGCGACACCGGGATGATCGAGACGGTGGCGATGTGCGACGTGGACCTCATGGCCGAGCACACGGCCGAGGCGCGGGCCATTTTTCCCGACGCCAGGCTGTTTCAAGACTACCGCGAGATGTTCGCCAAGGCCGGCGACACCTTCGAGGCCGTCATCATCGCGACTCCGGACTTCACGCACTTCGTCGTCGCCATGCACGCGATGAAGAAGGGCAAGCATGTCTATGTGGAGAAGCCGCTCGCGCACACCTTTCATGAGGTCGAACTGCTCATGGCGCAGGCCGCAAAGAGCAAGGTCGTGACGCAGATGGGCAACCAGGGGCACTCCGGAAACAATTTTCACCAGTTCAAGGCCTGGCAGGAGGCCGGCATCATCGCCGACGTTACCCGCGTGGACATGTTCATGAACTCCCCGCGCCGCTGGCACGGCTGGGAGGTGAAGGGCTACGATTCCGGCGATCCGGTGCCGCCGACCATCGACTGGAACCTCTGGCACGCCAACAAGCCCGTGCATCCTTACAGCCCGCGCCTGCATCCCGGCAACTGGCGCGGCTGGTTCGCCTACGGCAATGGCGCCTTCGGCGACTGGGGCCCACACATCCTCGACACCTGCCACCGCTTCCTGAACCTAGGCCTGCCGCACACGATCGAGGCGGTGAAGCGTGAGGGCGCCAACGACTACATCTTCCCGCAGGCCACGACCATCCGCTTCGACTTCGCCGCCCGCGGGGCGATGCCGCCGGTCGAGGTGTTCTGGTATGACGGCGTGAACAACCTGCCGCCGCTGCCGGCCGAGCTAGGCGCGAACCCGAATTTCACGCAGAAGAACGGCAAGTTCATCTACAGCAAGAAACTCACCTTCCTCGGCGGCACGCATGGTGATACGCTGCGCATCATTCCGCAGGAAAAAATGAAGGAAGTTGGTCCGACCCTGCCGCGCATCACCGGCGGTTTTTCGGATCACTTCCAAAACTTCGTGCTGGCCTGCCTTGGACGCGAGGAGACGAAGTCGCCGTTCCATGTCTCCGGCCCTCTGTCGCAGGTGTTCATCCTCGGCGTCATCGCCCAGCGCCTCGGCGGCAAGCTGGAGTTCGACCCGGTGAAGAAACAGTTCAAGAACAACGTCCGCGCCAACGACCTTCTGACGATGGAGCCGCCCCGCGCGGGATGGGAAGGGTATTACGGGGTGTGA